From Macrobrachium rosenbergii isolate ZJJX-2024 chromosome 22, ASM4041242v1, whole genome shotgun sequence, the proteins below share one genomic window:
- the LOC136850455 gene encoding uncharacterized protein → MFSKKERMIPASIKQDRQWVCFRDKERKNNEENFASTFPIAVYFNRLCNLPDHRSVENYRSRTHSILPPPPSLPSTSPSPVPPFPSPPQPPPPPLHHKSSSSPSPLTPLTLLYPFSLPPSPNYSLDTPFSSTSSSSSPHKSSSSPSPLTLLDPFPYPVSQLLP, encoded by the exons ATGTTCtccaagaaagagagaatgatcCCGGCTAGCATCAAGCAAGACCGGCAGTGGGTCTGCTTCAGGGATAAAGAACGGAAAAACAACGAAGAAAACTTTGCCAGCACTTTCCCAATTGCAGTTTATTTCAACCGCCTTTGCAATCTTCCTGACCATCGCAGCGTAGAAAACTACCGCTCTCGGACCCACTCgatcctcccccctcctccttctctcccctccacctccccttccccagtTCCCCCTTTC ccctctcctcctcagccccctcctcctcctctccaccacaaatcctcctcctccccttcccccttaacCCCTTTAACCCTCCTCTACCCCTTCTCCTTACCCCCGTCTCCCAACTACTCCCTTGATACACCCTtctcctcaacctcctcctcctcttctccccacaaatcctcttcctccccttccccattaaCCCTCCTCgaccccttcccctaccccgtCTCCCAACTACTCCCTTGA